Proteins encoded by one window of Aspergillus chevalieri M1 DNA, chromosome 6, nearly complete sequence:
- a CDS encoding uncharacterized protein (COG:T;~EggNog:ENOG410PGBT;~InterPro:IPR001611,IPR003591,IPR032675;~PFAM:PF13855;~go_function: GO:0005515 - protein binding [Evidence IEA]), with the protein MGNNNPPWLDSLTDDWDPIPGTPSPVPARSINHSRQSSTQDSPSRIPIPARHRSVEQSPADPKKKVTRPCHFIKREPPTPKRPRTPRTPAKRTPVTKNNSPRSRSSTKPARTPKSGTKKSPKPIPSSKSKPTSDSPKPNVPAARKHLHAIDTRSPLRSVSNVSSQSSQPSQQGTVQVRPKDNNKTRESTPEWRKRLVHGELPTGEQRDLFAPIGLESVFKPPTPGSEAARHNKVPMFKQSTDIWNFNEGSETNMHNPDMDNANEGRREDTGDSKGKDPALQDIKRDKASSPRASPEDALKASNSGGQQNRNANHSSLDNTQLRSVSGLEDLRNEGITPITFSRSNTLDGNGTSEIIKSALKQVTDKLEGLSLRAGDRPGSRASDSALLHPQSEVPAEALPPGNELLDVTSNSLPQDLSMGTLGAFARFRRTDFLGEGSLLKPRLTPSPLPSQRLSPQALWNSRIRSSPPFYFKTNPLTDPPTLPKPSSPHSENSATERSAEGKVEGMPSSGSPLKLFGNHDTFTNNKLLRRMSQFEETFGHPSDEDEPVSPSEEARRKGENRSLLSVKPDRSSSRRSRIRGTNNPKLNRFGDGGLDHFDFSDTSPYEPKLLYHEMPDSDYRPSSQRRFSISHRQYRRTSLDDHDHEHSPDHLSSADDDSLDYGELNHRSKIPSTEKNPKRRRTILKSGSPDFEDEGGRNLPGRTDNLSLLQKSLMQHGIDDSDENHLNQSSSQQRPRTPSNSQSSTRKRSSSHWHHPNDTHIGEESPSDMAVPRVQVTGVNDEVRRGSITTQDYLNEATRVMDMIRSKGRTTGGLSSVEELDMEGEEDDDSYDDNDDDDDDSTREEFSRPPSREGVDLRKLREPNEPNPRVMSYLKKFQENDDPEFGVSTSVASLHLGDDQQPGSPSRDIPHDFDADRVERNQNDDQQEHKHSVGSVDEEGGHVTINTQMSSKSIPTGSSQGSYAKGVLSSDVVSHLIPEQVNGLTYDRFRQKWVKEKAKQAPEKPKGEDSEDDPFRDIPDLSVDELQEMMRMQSSSPTKTDDGRPAEEANDPQSPLSAKRSQTRDRAPSVIASTIESKASRFASTDLDSGTRATSWDTDQHRNGETTSEVEHEIKLHEGRLSKPPRRQRASNQQARAVTVNFSSPPVSRIAYSDDYTPTKYMSRELDQGAIQEQESPAGDTRPHQESQTPSNRSTGDSDNDDDALSVMRRSTEGAVSTPLNGHQENSLVRFQEPGHDSSYSFHLSPLPDFTVHQIDKPLHLELSYVANRTNPTSLRQVHGTFALATEDLVRHLTEVEPFEPYWEHVRRLILRDKGLITLHKLNDFCPRLEDLDVSENDIGQLSGIPATLRTLRIQRNCLTSLTAWGHLVNLQYLDVSNNELESLDGFGSLIHLREIKANDNKIRNIDGIRELNGLLSLKLSNNSLTSVDFEGTELTRLNELDLSYNVLTSVQNLHLLPSISVLNLSFNRLTEVEFSTPMYNLRSLKLSNNNLSALDTAALPILTLLYTDQNALSTISGLEHCHKLEILSAREQLVSERDSDKYFGVDLGQVRDIRKVFLSSNKLSTQSVSPSAPLLSLQLLDIASCKLETLPAEFSLNFPNLKVLNLNFNALTGITELAGMNCLSRLAVVGNRITRMRRLCQALSYIGRTSRNSACSLQKVDIRGNPLTVRFYPPPVTGSGKSMENKKLHGKEADRERGRPQAKTTLDLRAALADMSQNQSEGIPHPTLWGEIDGEVEDMDLDADVDKDRDVEINDPYTLPTADAEADTKYFSHLDESTRLRRRIVELMIYAGTGGSVKYLDGLELRPMLEQGSDMHHAWTKLEKLGVLRRKAITD; encoded by the exons ATGGGCAATAACAATCCCCCGTGGCTGGACAGCCTAACGGACGACTGGGACCCCATCCCTGGTACTCCAAGTCCAGTTCCGGCTCGATCCATTAACCATTCCCGCCAATCCAGTACTCAGGACTCTCCCAGTCGCATTCCTATTCCCGCTCGCCACCGTTCCGTTGAGCAGTCTCCTGCGGATCCCAAGAAGAAGGTTACCCGACCGTGCCATTTTATCAAGAGAGAACCGCCTACACCCAAACGCCCTCGCACACCCCGAACGCCGGCGAAGCGAACCCCCGTGACCAAGAATAACAGCCCCAGGTCTAGAAGCAGTACTAAGCCGGCGAGAACTCCGAAGTCTGGAACGAAGAAAAGCCCGAAACCCATCCCGTCGTCCAAGTCGAAACCGACGTCAGACAGTCCGAAACCGAATGTGCCCGCTGCGCGTAAACACCTCCACGCAATAGACACGCGCTCGCCCTTGCGGTCGGTATCGAACGTTTCCAGCCAATCTAGTCAGCCTAGTCAGCAGGGTACGGTGCAAGTTCGGCCAAAGGATAACAACAAGACGCGAGAGTCGACCCCAGAATGGCGCAAGAGATTGGTACACGGTGAACTGCCCACGGGCGAGCAACGCGATTTGTTTGCACCCATTGGGTTGGAGAGCGTCTTCAAACCTCCCACACCAGGCTCTGAGGCGGCGCGACACAACAAGGTTCCTATGTTTAAGCAATCGACAGATATTTGGAATTTCAACGAGGGCAGCGAAACGAATATGCACAATCCCGACATGGACAATGCCAATGAGGGCCGTCGGGAAGACACTGGTGACTCAAAGGGCAAGGATCCAGCTTTGCAGGATATAAAGCGCGACAAAGCCAGCAGTCCACGCGCATCCCCAGAAGACGCGTTAAAGGCCAGCAACAGTGGGGGGCAACAAAATCGTAATGCAAATCATTCTTCTCTTGACAACACTCAACTACGCAGTGTGAGTGGCTTGGAAGATCTCCGGAATGAAGGTATCACTCCGATTACTTTCTCGCGGTCGAATACGCTAGACGGCAACGGAACGTCCGAAATTATAAAGTCGGCTTTGAAGCAAGTCACAGACAAGCTGGAGGGTCTCTCGTTGCGTGCTGGAGACCGTCCCGGTTCCAGAGCGAGCGATAGCGCGCTGTTACATCCGCAGAGCGAGGTTCCGGCAGAGGCTTTACCGCCAGGAAATGAATTGCTGGATGTGACGAGCAACTCATTACCTCAAGATCTTTCTATGGGCACCTTGGGTGCCTTTGCCCGTTTTCGCCGCACAGATTTCTTAGGTGAAGGATCCCTGCTCAAGCCACGCCTTACTCCGTCGCCCCTTCCTTCCCAGCGTCTCTCCCCGCAAGCACTCTGGAACTCGCGCATCCGAAGCTCACCTCCATTCTACTTCAAAACGAATCCGTTAACAGATCCACCCACGTTACCAAAGCCATCGTCACCCCATAGCGAAAACTCTGCGACCGAACGCTCTGCGGAGGGCAAAGTCGAGGGCATGCCGTCGTCCGGCAGCCCCTTGAAACTTTTTGGAAACCATGATACTTTCACGAACAACAAACTTCTTCGACGGATGAGTCAATTCGAGGAAACCTTTGGTCACCCGTCCGATGAGGACGAACCGGTATCGCCTTCAGAGGAGGCTCGACGGAAGGGTGAGAACCGAAGCCTGTTGAGCGTGAAACCCGACAGATCATCTTCAAGGCGTTCAAGAATCAGAGGGACAAACAATCCCAAACTTAATCGCTTCGGGGATGGCGGTCTGGATCATTTCGATTTCTCTGATACAAGCCCTTACGAACCCAAGCTGCTGTACCACGAGATGCCAGATTCTGACTACCGCCCCTCTTCACAAAGGAGATTCTCTATTTCTCACCGGCAATATCGACGGACCTCACTTGACGATCATGACCACGAGCACTCTCCAGATCACCTGTCGTCCGCAGACGACGATTCTTTAGACTACGGCGAACTTAATCACAGATCGAAGATACCTTCGACGGAGAAGAACCCAAAGAGGCGTAGGACTATCCTGAAATCAGGTAGTCCGGAttttgaagatgaaggtggTCGTAATCTGCCAGGTCGGACTGATAATCTTTCGTTGTTGCAAAAAAGCTTAATGCAACACGGCATCGACGACAGTGACGAGAATCATCTGAATCAATCCAGCTCGCAGCAAAGACCACGAACACCTAGCAACTCACAGTCGTCCACGCGAAAGAGATCCTCGTCGCACTGGCACCACCCTAATGATACCCACATTGGCGAAGAGTCGCCGTCAGATATGGCCGTTCCTAGAGTTCAAGTGACTGGCGTCAACGACGAGGTGCGCAGAGGCTCAATTACCACTCAGGATTACCTCAACGAAGCCACAAGAGTCATGGATATGATCCGATCAAAGGGTAGAACCACAGGTGGGCTATCAAGTGTGGAAGAACTTGATAtggaaggtgaagaagatgacGATAGCTAcgatgataatgatgatgatgatgatgattccaCTCGAGAAGAGTTCTCACGTCCCCCGAGTCGGGAAGGCGTCGATCTGCGTAAGCTCAGAGAGCCCAACGAGCCCAATCCGCGCGTCATGAGCTACCTGAAGAAGTTCCAAGAAAACGATGATCCAGAATTTGGAGTCAGTACATCTGTTGCATCGCTCCACCTAGGTGATGATCAGCAGCCAGGATCGCCATCCCGAGACATTCCTCATGACTTCGATGCGGACAGAGTTGAGCGAAACCAGAATGACGACCAGCAGGAACATAAGCATTCGGTAGGGTCAGTCGACGAGGAAGGTGGCCATGTTACTATCAACACACAAATGTCGTCCAAGAGCATTCCCACTGGTTCATCGCAGGGCTCGTATGCGAAAGGCGTCCTGTCTTCCGACGTGGTGTCGCACTTGATTCCGGAACAAGTCAACGGTCTCACTTACGACCGCTTCAGACAGAAGTGGGTCAAGGAGAAAGCGAAACAAGCACCTGAGAAGCCAAAAGGCGAAGATAGCGAGGATGATCCGTTCAGGGATATTCCCGACCTCAGCGTCGACGAATTGCAGGAGATGATGCGAATGCAGTCCAGTTCTCCGACTAAGACTGACGATGGCCGGCCGGCCGAGGAAGCTAACGACCCCCAGAGTCCACTCAGTGCAAAACGGTCACAAACCCGCGATCGAGCACCATCGGTTATCGCCAGCACTATTGAGTCAAAAGCATCCCGTTTTGCATCCACTGACCTCGACTCCGGCACCAGGGCTACATCATGGGATACTGATCAACACAGAAATGGAGAAACCACAAGTGAGGTTGAGCACgagatcaaattgcatgaggggCGTCTATCGAAGCCTCCTCGCCGTCAGAGAGCTTCCAATCAACAAGCTCGAGCAGTTACCGTTAACTTCTCCTCGCCTCCTGTCTCTCGTATCGCATACAGCGATGACTACACCCCGACCAAATACATGAGTCGGGAGCTAGATCAAGGAGCCATTCAAGAGCAAGAGAGCCCGGCTGGTGACACGCGCCCTCATCAAGAATCTCAGACTCCCAGCAACCGCTCGACTGGCGATAGCGACAACGATGATGATGCGTTGTCTGTCATGCGACGAAGCACCGAGGGAGCCGTGTCTACGCCCCTCAATGGTCACCAAGAGAATTCTTTGGTTCGCTTCCAAGAGCCTGGACACGACTCGAGTTATAGCTTTCATCTCAGCCCCCTACCAGATTTCACTGTGCATCAGATCGACAAACCGCTGCACCTTGAACTGAGCTATGTGGCCAACCGCACGAATCCGACGTCCCTGCGTCAGGTACATGGGACATTCGCTTTAGCAACAGAGGACCTTGTCAGACACCTCACTGAAGTCGAGCCTTTCGAGCCGTACTGGGAGCACGTCCGGCGTCTGATCCTCCGCGACAAGGGCCTCATCACCCTTCATAAACTGAACGACTTCTGTCCTCGTCTGGAAGATCTCGACGTATCGGAAAATGACATCGGTCAACTCAGTGGCATTCCCGCTACTCTACGCACCCTCAGGATACAGCGTAACTGTCTCACGAGCCTGACGGCGTGGGGTCACCTGGTCAATTTGCAGTACTTGGACGTTTCAAACAACGAGCTGGAGAGCTTGGATGGCTTTGGAAGCTTGATTCATCTCCGAGAAATCAAGGCAAATGACAATAAAATTCGGAATATTGACGGAATTCGCGAACTGAATGGTCTTTTGAGTCTCAAGTTGAGTAACAACTCCCTGACGTCTGTGGACTTTGAGGGAACTGAATT GACTCGTCTTAATGAATTGGATCTGAGCTATAACGTGCTTACGTCCGTTCAAAATCTGCATCTCTTGCCATCCATCTCCGTGCTCAACCTGAGCTTCAATCGCCTCACTGAAGTTGAGTTTTCAACGCCTATGTACAACCTGCGCTCGTTGAAACTCTCAAACAATAACCTGAGCGCCCTCGATACTGCTGCGTTGCCTATCTTAACACTTCTTTACACTGACCAGAATGCGTTGTCGACGATATCTGGCCTTGAACACTGTCACAAGCTGGAAATCCTTTCTGCTCGGGAGCAGCTAGTCTCAGAGAGAGACAGTGACAAGTACTTTGGCGTCGACCTGGGTCAAGTGAGGGATATCCGCAAGGTGTTCTTATCGTCAAACAAGCTGTCCACACAAAGTGTCTCTCCTTCCGCTCCACTGCTTAGCTTGCAGCTACTTGACATAGCATCTTGCAAGCTCGAGACCTTGCCAGCAGAGTTCTCTCTGAACTTTCCTAACCTCAAAGTTCTCAATCTGAACTTCAACGCGTTGACCGGCATTACTGAATTGGCGGGTATGAACTGTCTTTCCCGATTAGCGGTTGTCGGAAACCGCATTACAAGAATGCGACGACTTTGCCAGGCCTTGAGCTACATAGGGAGGACGAGCAGAAACAGCGCCTGCTCGCTTCAAAAGGTCGACATCAGGGGTAACCCTCTGACTGTCAGATTCTATCCACCACCTGTCACGGGAAGTGGTAAATCAATGGAGAACAAGAAGTTGCACGGCAAGGAAGCAGATCGCGAGCGTGGCCGTCCCCAAGCCAAAACTACTCTCGACCTCCGCGCTGCCCTGGCTGACATGAGCCAGAATCAAAGCGAGGGCATTCCTCACCCAACTCTATGGGGCGAAATAGATGGCGAGGTAGAGGACATGGATTTGGACGCAGACGTAGACAAGGACCgcgatgttgaaatcaacgaTCCTTACACCCTGCCCACTGCAGACGCTGAGGCGGACACGAAGTATTTTTCTCATTTGGATGAGTCAACGCGGCTACGACGAAGGATTGTTGAACTTATGATTTACGCTGGAACGGGCGGCTCGGTTAAATACCTGGACGGATTGGAGTTACGGCCGATGCTCGAACAGGGATCGGATATGCATCATGCTTGGACGAAACTGGAGAAACTGGGCGTGTTGAGGAGAAAGGCGATTACGGACTAA
- a CDS encoding uncharacterized protein (COG:S;~EggNog:ENOG410PU4N): protein MPFRRPTSPVSLEVCSPSADDIVSDGVLGSDDELEEDARNAQRQRIEKLAEAYLQGAPLFILSASLKGPFDQGWVNPWKKKRKALNAAEDSSDPVVQETDPRPRKQFHHESHESSRRTETSVALSDAHSEGSLASSRHQKSRKPLQDKRSRNSASVQGTPKRTVPWTGDAQLNSELRNSSIARPTDDNWLKRDRRRIGFRNFDPPTSPTTTVSTRLSDTRNRRHQSLVPSPRPSSPKNTDTKEPASSQIERIQETRRSESIAESHLFSSTSQLPKFEFRRRKKRSKSSTMKQSEELSVLPETDKAQQPLGQESQQAPQQPISPTGSSKESAKRENAYIDPSRRTFTSMAGSRAFDSHTTSRLGLLESRTTHGTIENLPSAQPVSPNPAMTDYAPSLHYTAPPTSVSEDNHDAGPVPPLSTQAALIHAQKSFQDGLESQVEDQPKTSSKKRRSSRSSFPSSTTSQKITPFHHLNTPRLGSDNNPSRTAAAAVPSTQCIVDAVTPFTFSTEKKRHRHAHIESLPRVTSSNKKQRTSSFSDRSPSRYPDWSLSPERDQLDHRNQSGRESPRDLQPRTNRNGNNHEPSQSTALPLTLSGTTPPTAQEGQGGLAGESFNLSQAIADAGSWLQESFDWNRDLRRSGNNPGASSEDAQRSALNLDTH from the exons ATGCCATTCCGCCGACCAACCTCCCCAGTTTCGCTCGAAGTGTGCTCGCCTTCCGCAGATGATATAGTTTCAGATGGTGTGCTGGGCTCTGATGATGAATTGGAAGAGGATGCACGCAATGCACAGCGCCAGAGGATCGAGAAATTGGCCGAAGCGTATCTCCAAGGCGCCCCGCTCTTTATCCTCTCCGCCTCCCTCAAGGGACCGTTCGATCAGGGATGGGTGAATCCttggaaaaagaaacggaAAGCGCTCAATGCAGCTGAGGATTCCAGTGATCCAGTGGTGCAGGAGACTGATCCGCGGCCAAGGAAGCAGTTCCATCATGAGTCGCACGAGTCGTCTCGTCGTACGGAAACCTCCGTCGCTCTGTCAGATGCCCATAGTGAGGGCTCGCTGGCGAGCTCGAGGCATCAGAAATCCCGCAAGCCATTGCAGGATAAGCGGAGCCGGAATTCAGCATCCGTGCAAGGCACGCCGAAGAGAACAGTGCCTTGGACCGGGGATGCCCAGTTGAATTCGGAACTACGTAACAGCAGCATCGCAAGACCAACAGATGACAATTGGCTGAAGAGGGACCGTAGGAGGATTGGGTTTCGAAACTTCGATCCGCCAACGTCGCCAACCACTACTGTGTCCACCCGTCTCTCCGATACAAGAAATCGACGGCACCAGTCCCTTGTTCCCAGTCCCAGACCTTCAAGCCCCAAAAATACAGACACCAAGGAACCAGCATCATCACAAATTGAAAGGATACAAGAAACTCGCCGTTCCGAATCTATCGCCGAAAGTCATTTAT TTTCATCAACTTCACAGTTGCCAAAATTTGAATTTCGGCGACGGAAGAAACGATCCAAATCATCGACAATGAAGCAATCGGAGGAATTATCTGTACTGCCAGAGACCGACAAGGCTCAGCAACCACTTGGACAGGAAAGTCAGCAAGCGCCTCAACAGCCTATATCCCCAACAGGATCTTCAAAGGAGTCAGCAAAGCGTGAAAATGCGTACATTGATCCTTCCCGGCGCACTTTCACGTCGATGGCAGGCTCTCGTGCCTTTGACAGCCATACTACTTCGCGCTTAGGTCTTCTAGAAAGCCGGACGACGCATGGGACCATAGAGAATTTGCCGTCAGCCCAGCCAGTATCACCTAATCCTGCTATGACAGACTACGCTCCATCCTTGCACTACACAGCCCCACCAACGAGTGTGTCGGAGGATAATCATGACGCTGGCCCAGTCCCACCGCTTTCCACCCAAGCAGCCTTAATCCATGCACAGAAGTCTTTTCAAGACGGTTTGGAAAGTCAGGTGGAGGATCAACCCAAAACATCCTCCAAAAAGCGACGCTCTTCTCGATCTTCCTTTCCAAGCTCGACTACATCACAAAAAATCACACCCTTTCACCATCTTAACACACCTCGTCTTGGTTCAGATAACAATCCCTCAAGAACTGCCGCTGCTGCGGTGCCCAGTACGCAGTGTATAGTCGATGCTGTCACCCCTTTTACCTTCAGCACTGAAAAAAAGCGCCATCGCCATGCCCATATTGAATCCTTACCAAGAGTAACGTCGAGCAACAAGAAGCAGAGAACCTCCAGTTTCTCGGACCGTTCTCCGAGTCGTTACCCCGACTGGTCACTATCGCCGGAAAGAGACCAGCTCGATCATAGGAACCAAAGTGGGCGGGAGAGCCCACGCGATTTACAGCCTAGGACAAACCGTAATGGCAATAACCACGAGCCCTCCCAGTCGACCGCATTACCACTGACATTGTCGGGGACAACGCCGCCTACTGCCCAAGAAGGTCAGGGAGGTCTTGCAGGCGAGAGCTTTAACCTCAGCCAAGCAATCGCTGATGCTGGAAGCTGGCTGCAAGAAAGTTTTGACTGGAACAGGGACCTTCGAAGGTCCGGCAATAACCCTGGTGCATCGTCTGAAGATGCACAACGATCTGCTTTGAATTTGGATACCCATTAG
- a CDS encoding tethering complex subunit PEP5 (BUSCO:EOG09260FZZ;~COG:U;~EggNog:ENOG410PI91;~InterPro:IPR016024,IPR001841,IPR011990,IPR024763, IPR036322,IPR016528,IPR019734,IPR013026,IPR000547, IPR013083;~PFAM:PF00637,PF12451;~go_function: GO:0005515 - protein binding [Evidence IEA];~go_process: GO:0006886 - intracellular protein transport [Evidence IEA];~go_process: GO:0016192 - vesicle-mediated transport [Evidence IEA]), producing MALTSWKAFNFFDVSSVRLSEESASVFGSDLSSLCTGSANLFLGSTDGVVHIVSSSFKIAQSFKAHDAGSITHMKQIDETSLLVTIAEDLLNEPVLKVWALDKPEKKTGAPQCLSTVSVQNARRQFPISAFTALSDLSQVAVGFANGSVTIIRGDLIHDRGARQRIVFESEEPITGLATQDGLTTALYISTTNRILTLVISGRGQGQPARVLEDIGCGLGCMAMDKDSGDILIAREDAVYTYGPRGRGPSYAFESPKNSINIFKDYIALVCPPRAGSTKPDSLGMSQTDELFSTTTFTLLDTDLKFISHSESLSSSVKRIFIGWGSLFLLTTDGKLYRYREKSLQQKLEILYQRNLYILAINLAQKTDVDPLQQNAIYRRYGDFLYQKGDYDTAMQQYLRAIDNTEPSQVIRKYLDTQRIHNLIEYLEELHDHEKATVDHTTLLLNCYAKLKDTEKLDSFIKAPGELKFDLETAIAMCRQGGYYEQAAYLATKYGENDMVVDILIEDSKKYAEAVEYIWRLEPQMAYHNLMKYARVLLANCPQKTTELFIVYYTGKYQPRTEVEAPAEPQVQPTSTLQSLAGFLPLGLINVGPSTTEQVSEAPSMAENQTTESTADYFIPKPRAAFSAFVDHPREFIIFLEALTSQPNLKEEDKVDLFTTLFEMYLDTAKRQKDTTEKAEWENKAKKLIEGKDIPISTSNVLLLSDLTGFREGSTLVREQEGLRSDIFRSFTTAKDTQGVIKALKKYGPEEPRLYVDALTYFASSPKILEEAGGELDVVLKKIDDDGLMSPLQVIQTLSNNAVVTMGRLKKYLSDNIEREHKEISSNRRLISSYSTETETKKQEIEQLGTKPVVFQARRCMSCGGGLDLPTIHFLCKHSFHQRCLNKVDEDAECPVCAPQNSTIKAIRKRQVESADQHDLFKGELQRSKDRFGVVSEFFGRGVMRPQSTME from the exons ATGGCTCTGACATCA TGGAAAGCGTTCAACTTCTTCGACGTCTCGTCGGTCAGGTTATCGGAGGAGAGCGCCTCCGTCTTTGGC TCTGATCTCTCGTCCCTTTGCACCGGCTCCGCAAACCTCTTCCTCGGATCCACCGATGGTGTCGTCCACATCGTCTCCTCCTCATTCAAGATCGCCCAGTCGTTTAAAGCACACGATGCCGGCTCGATAACGCACATGAAGCAAATAGATGAAACGTCGCTACTGGTTACTATTGCAGAGGATCTCCTGAATGAGCCAGTATTGAAGGTCTGGGCTCTCGATAAGCCCGAGAAGAAGACCGGGGCGCCGCAGTGCTTGTCGACGGTCTCGGTGCAAAATGCGCGGAGGCAGTTTCCG ATATCTGCCTTCACGGCGCTTAGCGATTTATCCCAGGTTGCGGTGGGGTTTGCTAACGGATCCGTAACGATTATTCGCGGCGACTTGATTCACGATCGCGGTGCACGACAACGTATTGTGTTCGAATCGGAGGAACCGATTACTGGACTCGCGACACAGGACGGACTAACGACGGCGCTTTACATCTCCACGACGAATCGGATATTGACGCTGGTAATTTCTGGAAGAGGACAGGGCCAGCCGGCTCGGGTTCTGGAAGATATTGGTTGCGGTTTAGGATGTATGGCAATGGATAAGGATTCTGGCGATATATTGATTGCCAGGGAAGATGCCGTATACACGTATGGTCCGCGTGGGAGGGGACCAAGCTATGCATTCGAAAGTCCGAAGAACTCGATCAACATCTTCAAAGATTACATCGCACTTGTCTGTCCCCCAAGGGCTGGATCCACAAAGCCAGACTCGCTGGGCATGAGCCAGACAGACGAACTTTTTAGCACGACTACTTTTACCCTGCTTGATACGGACCTGAAATTTATCTCGCATTCAGAGTCACTCTCATCCTCTGTGAAGCGCATTTTCATCGGATGGGGCAGTCTATTCCTCTTGACTACGGATGGGAAGCTTTACCGTTACCGGGAAAAGAGTCTCCAACAGAAACTCGAGATCCTCTATCAACGCAATCTCTATATCTTGGCTATCAACTTGGCCCAGAAGACGGACGTCGACCCTCTGCAGCAAAACGCCATCTACCGCAGATACGGTGACTTCTTGTACCAGAAGGGAGATTACGACACAGCAATGCAGCAATATCTTCGAGCGATCGACAACACGGAGCCATCACAAGTCATACGAAAA TATCTTGACACACAACGTATCCACAATCTCATCGAATATCTAGAGGAATTGCATGACCACGAGAAGGCCACAGTGGACCACACCACGTTACTCCTCAACTGCTACGCGAAGTTAAAAGACACAGAAAAGTTGGACTCGTTCATCAAGGCTCCTGGAGAGTTGAAGTTTGACTTGGAAACTGCTATTGCCATGTGCCGCCAGGGCGGCTACTACGAGCAAGCGGCTTATTTGGCTACTAAGTACGGTGAAAATGATATGGTTGTCGATATATTGATTGAAGATTCGAAGAAATATGCCGAGGCCGTCGAGTATATTTGGCGACTTGAGCCTCAAATG GCTTACCACAACCTAATGAAGTACGCGCGTGTTCTGTTGGCCAACTGCCCCCAAAAAACCACCGAACTTTTCATAGTCTATTACACCGGAAAGTACCAGCCAAGAACGGAGGTCGAGGCACCTGCCGAACCCCAAGTACAACCTACCAGCACATTACAGAGTCTGGCAGGCTTCCTTCCGCTAGGTCTTATAAACGTCGGCCCAAGTACAACGGAGCAAGTGtccgaggccccatccatgGCTGAAAATCAAACTACCGAATCAACTGCGGACTATTTCATTCCGAAGCCAAGGGCAGCATTCTCCGCGTTTGTGGATCATCCCcgggaattcatcatcttcctgGAGGCTCTTACGAGTCAACCAAACCTGAAGGAAGAAGATAAGGTGGACCTTTTCACGACCCTGTTCGAGATGTATCTGGACACAGCCAAACGGCAGAAAGATACTACTGAAAAGGCGGAGTGGGAAAACAAGGCGAAGAAGCTTATAGAGGGCAAGGAT ATCCCAATCTCGACATCAAATGTCCTATTGCTATCTGACCTGACCGGTTTCCGAGAGGGTTCGACTCTAGTCCGCGAACAAGAAGGCCTTCGGTCTGACATCTTCCGTTCGTTTACCACTGCCAAGGATACCCAGGGTGTAATCAAAGCTCTGAAGAAATATGGTCCAGAGGAACCACGGCTATACGTGGACGCTTTGACGTACTTTGCCTCGAGCCCCAAGATACTAGAAGAGGCCGGCGGTGAACTCGATGTTGTGCTCAAGAAGATCGACGATGACGGCCTCATGTCACCATTACAGGTCATCCAGACGCTGAGCAACAATGCAGTGGTCACTATGGGCCGTCTCAAGAAATACCTGAGTGACAACATTGAGCGAGAACACAAAGAGATATCCTCG AACCGCCGCCTGATATCAAGCTACAGCACTGAAACCGAAACCAAAAAACAAGAAATTGAACAACTAGGCACCAAACCCGTCGTCTTTCAAGCACGCCGGTGCATGTCCTGTGGCGGCGGCCTCGACCTCCCAACAATCCACTTCCTCTGCAAACACTCCTTCCACCAGCGCTGTTTGAACaaggtggatgaagatgcTGAGTGTCCTGTCTGCGCACCGCAAAACTCTACCATCAAGGCTATTCGCAAGCGGCAGGTGGAATCTGCTGATCAACATGATCTGTTCAAGGGCGAGCTTCAGCGGTCGAAGGACCGGTTTGGGGTTGTCAGCGAGTTCTTTGGGAGGGGTGTGATGCGACCGCAGAGTACGATGGAGTGA